One region of Syntrophobacter fumaroxidans MPOB genomic DNA includes:
- the ilvB gene encoding biosynthetic-type acetolactate synthase large subunit translates to MGGMVLEITVAEALIKCLEKENVEVVFGYPGGAILPVYDALYHSSRIRHVLVRHEQGAVHAADGYARVTGRVGVCVATSGPGATNLVTGIANAYMDSIPLVVFTGQVPTSQIGTDAFQEVDIFGITMPVTKHNYLVKDPQRLPAIVKNAFHIASTGRPGPVLVDLPKDVAQSVISFKYPGTVRLRGYKPTYRGHPAKIGEIAELIRKSKRPVIYAGGGIVTSDAAGELLQLAETISAPVTNTFMGLAGFPGDHPLFLGMLGLHGTRYANLAITECDLLIGLGARFDDRVTMNINAFAPQATVIHIDIDPAEIGKIVNVHVPLVGDVKTVLQSLLPQLEKTDRSAWLARIRELKEQHPLSYSREGGLKPQFIIEQLWACTRGNAIVATDVGQHQMWVAQYYRFKSPRTLISSGGLGCMGFGLPAAIGASIGRPNAKVVLVTGDGSIQMTMQELGTMIEQGVPAKIIILNNHALGMVRQLQEFYCEGRYMSVNFRFHPDFETLAKAYGIPGHTLRTEEEVTSRLPGIIEAPGAAIVNCLVAAEENVSPMVLAGKGIHEAIDCS, encoded by the coding sequence ATGGGAGGTATGGTTTTGGAGATCACCGTTGCAGAAGCGTTGATAAAGTGCCTCGAAAAGGAAAACGTGGAGGTGGTGTTCGGCTATCCGGGAGGGGCGATCCTGCCGGTCTACGATGCTTTGTACCATTCTTCGCGTATCAGGCACGTGCTGGTGAGGCACGAGCAGGGAGCGGTGCACGCCGCTGACGGATACGCAAGGGTCACCGGCCGGGTGGGGGTTTGCGTGGCCACCTCGGGGCCGGGGGCCACCAACCTGGTCACCGGGATTGCCAACGCGTACATGGATTCCATACCCCTTGTGGTTTTCACCGGCCAGGTTCCCACCAGTCAAATCGGCACGGACGCCTTTCAGGAGGTGGACATATTCGGCATCACCATGCCGGTCACCAAGCACAACTACCTGGTAAAGGATCCCCAGAGGCTGCCGGCCATCGTGAAGAACGCTTTCCATATCGCCTCCACGGGACGTCCGGGTCCGGTGCTGGTCGATTTGCCCAAAGACGTGGCGCAGAGCGTGATTTCGTTCAAGTACCCGGGCACGGTGCGGCTGCGCGGGTACAAGCCGACGTACCGCGGGCACCCCGCGAAGATCGGTGAGATCGCGGAACTGATCCGCAAATCCAAACGACCGGTGATTTACGCCGGGGGTGGGATCGTCACCTCGGATGCGGCCGGGGAGCTGCTCCAGCTGGCGGAGACCATTTCCGCTCCGGTGACCAACACTTTCATGGGACTGGCCGGTTTTCCCGGGGACCACCCGCTCTTTCTCGGAATGCTCGGCTTGCACGGGACGCGTTACGCGAATCTGGCCATCACCGAATGCGACCTGCTGATCGGCCTCGGAGCGCGGTTTGACGACCGCGTCACCATGAACATCAATGCCTTCGCCCCTCAGGCTACGGTCATTCACATCGACATCGACCCTGCCGAGATCGGCAAGATCGTCAACGTGCACGTGCCCCTGGTGGGAGACGTGAAGACGGTGCTCCAGTCGCTTTTGCCGCAGCTGGAAAAGACGGATCGCTCGGCCTGGCTGGCCCGCATACGGGAGCTCAAGGAGCAGCATCCCCTTTCGTACAGCCGGGAAGGCGGCCTGAAACCCCAGTTCATCATCGAACAGCTGTGGGCCTGCACGCGGGGGAACGCTATTGTGGCCACGGACGTCGGCCAGCACCAGATGTGGGTGGCTCAGTACTACCGTTTCAAGTCCCCCCGCACGCTGATTTCCTCGGGGGGACTGGGGTGCATGGGGTTCGGCCTTCCCGCGGCCATCGGCGCGAGCATTGGTCGGCCGAACGCGAAGGTTGTGCTGGTGACCGGCGACGGCAGTATCCAGATGACCATGCAGGAGTTGGGCACCATGATCGAACAGGGTGTGCCGGCCAAGATCATCATCCTGAACAACCATGCCCTCGGCATGGTGCGGCAGTTGCAAGAGTTTTACTGCGAAGGCCGTTACATGTCGGTCAATTTCCGGTTCCACCCGGATTTTGAAACGTTGGCCAAAGCCTATGGAATTCCCGGGCACACGCTGCGAACGGAAGAGGAGGTGACTTCCCGGCTTCCGGGGATAATTGAGGCCCCCGGAGCGGCCATTGTCAACTGCCTGGTCGCAGCCGAAGAAAACGTATCGCCCATGGTACTTGCCGGAAAAGGGATCCACGAGGCGATCGACTGCTCCTGA
- the ilvB gene encoding biosynthetic-type acetolactate synthase large subunit yields MKMRGAQIFFECLKKEGVEVIFGFPGGAVLDIYHEMPKHNIRHILVRHEQGAAHMADGYARASGRVGVCLVTSGPGATNTVTGVATAYMDSVPMVVFTGQVPTPLIGDDAFQEVDIIGITRPCTKHSYLVRNVNDMSRVIREAFYLARTGRPGPVVVDLPKDVIQASTDFKYPKKVDLPGYRPTVEAHSGQVKRAYEVLRKAKSPLIFAGGGIIISDSSQELIRIADLIQAPVTCSLMGLGCFPAGIADAKGRRRPNPLWLGMVGMHGTYQANMAISQADVIFGVGVRFDDRVTGKISEFAPKAKIIHIDVDPSSISKNVVVDVPIVGDCKNALQQLIRLFEGEPLEGVSDVRRPWFDQINAWKKGHPLTYVQGNELIKPQYVIEKIWELTGGDAIITTEVGQHQMWTAQFFEFDRPRSLLTSGGLGTMGYGFPAAIGAQMAFPDRLVIDIAGDGSIQMNIQELCTAVCNDIPVKVAILNNLYLGLPRQWQELFYEKNYTGSCMEGSPDFVKLAEAYGAIGLRANKPEEVEPVLREAFKIRKPVLMDFLVSREEGVYPIVPPGKSITEMLLA; encoded by the coding sequence ATGAAAATGCGGGGAGCTCAGATATTTTTCGAGTGCTTGAAGAAGGAAGGGGTCGAGGTCATCTTCGGTTTCCCCGGCGGGGCAGTGCTCGACATATACCACGAGATGCCAAAGCACAATATTCGGCACATCCTGGTGCGCCACGAACAGGGTGCCGCTCACATGGCCGACGGTTACGCCAGGGCGAGCGGACGCGTCGGTGTGTGCCTGGTTACCTCCGGCCCGGGCGCCACCAACACGGTCACCGGCGTCGCCACCGCGTACATGGATTCCGTCCCCATGGTGGTCTTTACCGGGCAGGTGCCGACGCCGCTTATCGGCGACGATGCCTTCCAGGAAGTGGACATCATCGGCATTACACGTCCGTGCACGAAGCACAGCTACCTCGTGCGCAACGTCAACGACATGTCCCGGGTGATTCGCGAGGCGTTTTACCTGGCGCGCACGGGGCGGCCCGGTCCGGTTGTGGTCGACCTGCCCAAGGACGTGATCCAGGCCTCCACCGACTTCAAGTATCCCAAGAAGGTGGACCTTCCCGGCTACCGTCCCACGGTCGAAGCCCATTCCGGGCAGGTAAAGCGGGCGTACGAGGTTTTGAGGAAGGCCAAATCGCCGCTCATCTTCGCGGGAGGCGGTATCATCATTTCGGATTCATCGCAGGAGTTGATCAGGATAGCCGACCTGATCCAGGCCCCGGTGACCTGCTCGCTCATGGGCCTTGGCTGTTTTCCGGCCGGGATTGCCGACGCCAAAGGCCGGCGGCGGCCCAATCCGCTCTGGCTGGGTATGGTGGGGATGCACGGCACCTACCAGGCGAACATGGCGATATCCCAGGCCGATGTGATCTTCGGCGTCGGCGTGCGCTTCGACGACCGTGTCACCGGCAAGATCAGCGAGTTTGCGCCGAAGGCCAAAATCATACACATTGACGTCGACCCGTCGAGCATCAGCAAGAACGTGGTGGTTGACGTTCCCATTGTGGGCGACTGCAAGAATGCGCTCCAGCAGTTGATCCGGTTGTTCGAAGGCGAACCCCTGGAAGGTGTTTCCGACGTGCGACGCCCTTGGTTCGATCAGATCAACGCATGGAAAAAAGGACATCCGCTCACTTATGTTCAGGGAAACGAGCTCATAAAGCCCCAATACGTCATTGAAAAAATCTGGGAGCTCACCGGCGGCGATGCCATCATCACGACGGAAGTGGGCCAGCACCAGATGTGGACCGCCCAGTTCTTCGAATTCGACCGCCCGCGCTCCCTGCTGACCTCCGGAGGCCTGGGAACGATGGGCTACGGGTTTCCGGCCGCCATCGGCGCGCAGATGGCCTTCCCCGACAGGCTCGTCATCGACATTGCGGGAGACGGGAGCATCCAGATGAACATCCAGGAGCTTTGTACGGCCGTCTGCAATGACATCCCGGTGAAAGTGGCGATCCTCAACAATCTCTACCTGGGATTGCCCCGCCAATGGCAGGAGCTTTTCTACGAGAAGAACTACACGGGGTCCTGCATGGAAGGCTCTCCGGATTTCGTGAAGCTCGCCGAGGCCTACGGAGCGATTGGGCTGAGGGCCAATAAGCCCGAAGAAGTCGAGCCGGTTCTGCGGGAAGCTTTCAAGATCAGAAAGCCTGTACTGATGGACTTCCTCGTGTCGCGGGAAGAAGGCGTTTACCCCATAGTCCCGCCCGGAAAGAGCATAACCGAGATGCTTCTGGCGTAG
- the ilvN gene encoding acetolactate synthase small subunit, whose translation MIISEKQRYTIGILVQNVPGVLARVVGLFSGRGYNIETVTAAETHEPGLTRITLVTTGDERVLSQIVKQLNKLINVIKVYDFSETEFVDREMAIIKVRAEPPTRAEVLRIVDIFRAKVVDVSPHFYTLEVTGNESKIQAIMELLGQIGIVEVARTGKAALARSKKH comes from the coding sequence GTGATAATCAGCGAAAAGCAGAGGTACACCATAGGCATACTGGTGCAGAACGTACCGGGAGTTCTGGCTCGGGTGGTGGGATTGTTCAGCGGCAGGGGCTACAACATCGAGACCGTTACCGCGGCCGAAACCCATGAACCCGGCCTTACCCGCATCACCCTGGTGACGACCGGGGACGAGCGCGTACTGTCTCAGATCGTCAAGCAGTTGAACAAGCTGATCAACGTCATCAAGGTGTATGATTTCTCGGAAACGGAGTTCGTCGATCGTGAGATGGCGATTATCAAGGTGCGGGCGGAACCGCCGACCAGGGCCGAAGTCCTGCGCATCGTGGATATTTTTCGGGCCAAGGTGGTTGACGTCAGTCCTCACTTCTATACGCTTGAGGTTACCGGCAACGAGAGCAAGATCCAGGCGATCATGGAACTGCTCGGCCAGATCGGTATAGTGGAAGTGGCCCGCACCGGGAAAGCGGCGCTGGCCCGAAGCAAGAAACATTGA
- the ilvC gene encoding ketol-acid reductoisomerase: MRIYYEADADLNVLRGKKVAVVGYGSQGHAQAQNLRDSGVEVVVSDRAGSENFEKAKEDGFSPVSAKEAAAACEIVQILTEDHVQAQLYRQEVGPAMKAGETLLFSHGFNIHYGQIVPPKDINVVMVAPKGPGHLVRSEYVRGAGVPALVAVQQDASGNALQIALAYAKGIGATRAGVLETTFKEETETDLFGEQAVLCGGVSELIKAGFDTLVEAGYQPEIAFFECMHELKLIVDLIYRGGLAYMRYSVSDTAEYGDLSRGKRIITAETRAEMKRILEEVQSGDFAREWILENMAGRPMFRTTREREKKLLVEDVGAKLRSMMPFLDAVKMI; this comes from the coding sequence ATGCGGATTTATTACGAGGCGGATGCGGATCTGAATGTACTTCGTGGGAAGAAGGTCGCCGTGGTCGGCTACGGCAGCCAGGGACATGCCCAGGCGCAGAACCTGCGCGACAGCGGTGTCGAGGTCGTGGTGAGCGACCGGGCGGGCAGTGAGAATTTCGAAAAGGCGAAGGAAGACGGTTTCTCCCCCGTTTCGGCCAAGGAAGCTGCGGCAGCCTGCGAAATCGTGCAGATCCTCACCGAGGATCACGTTCAGGCGCAGTTGTACCGGCAGGAAGTGGGGCCCGCCATGAAAGCAGGGGAAACGCTTCTTTTTTCGCACGGTTTCAACATCCATTACGGTCAGATCGTTCCGCCCAAGGATATCAACGTGGTCATGGTGGCTCCCAAGGGACCCGGCCACCTGGTGCGCAGCGAATACGTGCGGGGAGCCGGGGTTCCCGCCCTGGTGGCGGTTCAGCAGGACGCCTCGGGCAATGCACTGCAGATCGCGCTCGCTTATGCCAAGGGCATCGGCGCCACTCGCGCGGGTGTCCTGGAGACCACGTTCAAAGAAGAAACCGAAACCGACCTGTTCGGGGAGCAGGCCGTGCTGTGTGGCGGCGTGTCCGAGCTCATCAAGGCGGGATTCGACACTCTGGTGGAAGCCGGGTACCAGCCCGAAATCGCTTTTTTCGAGTGCATGCACGAGCTGAAGCTGATCGTGGATTTGATCTACCGGGGCGGTCTGGCCTACATGCGCTATTCGGTCAGCGATACCGCCGAATACGGGGATCTCAGCCGCGGCAAGCGGATCATCACCGCGGAGACGCGCGCCGAAATGAAGCGGATCCTCGAAGAAGTCCAGTCAGGGGATTTCGCCCGTGAATGGATTCTGGAGAATATGGCGGGAAGGCCCATGTTTCGGACCACTCGCGAGCGTGAGAAGAAACTCCTGGTGGAGGATGTCGGGGCGAAGCTGCGTTCCATGATGCCGTTCCTCGATGCCGTGAAGATGATTTGA